A DNA window from Gopherus evgoodei ecotype Sinaloan lineage chromosome 22, rGopEvg1_v1.p, whole genome shotgun sequence contains the following coding sequences:
- the LINGO3 gene encoding leucine-rich repeat and immunoglobulin-like domain-containing nogo receptor-interacting protein 3, translating to MLYTMTCWLPVLGLHWILLSTAPMEACPARCECAPQIKSVVCHRKRLTSIPEGIPTETKILELSKNRIRCLNPGDLSPYPLLEELNLSENIIVSVEPGAFSNLFHLQILRLRGNQLKLIPSGVFTKLTNLTLLDISENKIVILLDYMFQDLRNLKNLEVGDNDLVYISQRAFSGLLGLERLTIEKCNLTAISAESLSYLQNLEVLRLRHLSISTVEDGNFRKLYNLLQLEIDNWPLLEDISPTSFQGLNLTSLSITYTNITAVPTAAMRNLVYLMFLNLSYNPISTVPKGSFKDLIRLRELHMVGASLVSVEPQAFSGLRQIRLLNLSNNFLSTLEESTFHSVNTLETLRVDRNPLACDCRLLWILQRRKTLNFDGQQPMCSSPPEIQGNALRDFPDSILFEYFTCQKPKIRDRKLQHITAREGQSVSFFCRADGEPIPAIIWVSPQHRMITTKSTGRATVLPGGTLEIRFAQVQDSGTYICIASNAGGNDTYFATLTVKGHPVDGSLYANRTLYLSEFNDTFHNNTQVFLKFTLDLKTILVSTAMGCITFLGVVLFCFLLLFVWSRGRGQHKNNFTVEYSFRKVDGPTTTAGQGSARKFNMKMI from the coding sequence ATGCTCTACACGATGACATGTTGGCTTCCAGTCCTGGGCCTCCATTGGATTCTTCTGAGCACAGCCCCCATGGAGGCCTGCCCGGCACGCTGCGAGTGCGCTCCTCAGATCAAGTCCGTGGTGTGTCATCGCAAACGCCTCACCTCCATCCCCGAGGGGATCCCCACTGAGACCAAGATCCTGGAGCTCAGCAAGAACCGGATCCGCTGCCTGAACCCAGGGGACCTGTCCCCTTACCCTTTGCTGGAGGAACTCAATTTAAGTGAGAACATCATCGTCAGTGTGGAGCCTGGAGCCTTCAGCAACCTGTTTCACCTTCAGATCTTGCGGCTCCGAGGCAACCAGCTCAAGCTGATCCCTTCTGGAGTCTTCACCAAGCTGACCAATCTCACCCTCCTGGACATCAGCGAGAACAAAATAGTCATCCTGCTGGACTATATGTTCCAGGACCTGAGGAACCTGAAGAACCTGGAGGTGGGAGACAATGACTTGGTGTACATCTCCCAACGGGCTTTCTCTGGCCTCCTAGGCCTGGAGCGGCTGACCATAGAGAAATGCAACCTGACGGCCATCTCGGCCGAATCCCTTTCCTACCTCCAAAACTTGGAGGTCCTGCGGCTCCGACACCTCAGCATCTCCACGGTGGAAGATGGGAACTTCAGGAAGCTCTACAATCTCCTGCAACTGGAGATCGACAACTGGCCGCTGCTGGAGGACATCTCGCCCACCAGCTTCCAGGGCCTAAACCTCACGTCGCTTTCCATCACCTACACCAACATCACGGCAGTGCCCACGGCTGCCATGAGGAACTTGGTGTACCTCATGTTCCTGAATTTGTCTTATAACCCCATCAGCACTGTGCCCAAGGGCTCCTTCAAGGACCTCATCAGGCTGCGAGAGCTCCACATGGTGGGTGCCTCCTTGGTCTCCGTGGAGCCTCAAGCGTTCTCTGGCTTGAGGCAAATCCGCCTCCTCAACCTCTCCAACAATTTCCTCTCCACCCTGGAAGAAAGCACCTTCCATTCAGTGAACACGCTGGAGACGCTGCGTGTGGACAGGAACCCACTGGCCTGCGACTGCCGCCTCCTCTGGATCCTACAGCGCCGCAAGACGCTGAACTTCGATGGGCAGCAGCCCATGTGCTCTTCACCCCCTGAGATCCAGGGCAACGCCCTGCGTGACTTCCCAGACTCCATACTCTTTGAGTACTTCACCTGCCAAAAGCCCAAAATCAGGGACCGAAAGTTGCAGCACATAACTGCCCGTGAAGGGCAATCTGTCTCCTTCTTCTGCCGTGCAGACGGAGAGCCCATTCCTGCCATCATTTGGGTCTCCCCTCAGCACAGGATGATCACCACcaagagcactgggagagccacCGTCCTGCCCGGGGGCACGTTGGAAATCCGCTTTGCCCAGGTCCAAGACAGTGGCACCTACATTTGCATCGCCAGCAATGCCGGAGGCAATGACACCTATTTTGCCACCTTGACAGTCAAGGGGCATCCCGTGGACGGCTCCCTTTATGCAAACCGGACCTTGTACCTCAGCGAGTTCAACGACACCTTCCACAACAACACACAAGTCTTCTTAAAGTTTACACTGGACCTCAAGACCATCCTGGTCTCCACGGCCATGGGCTGCATCACCTTCCTTGGGGTCGTGCTCTTCTGCTTCCTGCTCCTCTTTGTGTGGAGCCGGGGGCGGGGACAGCACAAAAACAACTTCACCGTGGAATATTCCTTCCGCAAAGTGGATGGCCCCACCACCACTGCCGGGCAGGGCAGCGCCAGGAAGTTCAACATGAAGATGATCTGA